A stretch of Ipomoea triloba cultivar NCNSP0323 chromosome 13, ASM357664v1 DNA encodes these proteins:
- the LOC116002259 gene encoding 50S ribosomal protein L19-1, chloroplastic-like, whose translation MGSNVLPQAVFMVPRNPTQWAPKKLASSAFLRAGQFNSPAIRLSRNSSCSFRTANLKRFVVRAEAEEGAAEEPAPEPEAGVETESEAEAEVATEEKPPRKPRIKLGEIMGILNKRAIEASDEQRPTPDLRPGDIVEIKLEVPENRRRLSVYKGIIISKQNAGIHTTIRIRRIIAGIGVEIVFPVYSPNVKEIRVVSHRKVRRAKLYYLRDKLPRLSTFK comes from the exons ATGGGTTCCAATGTTCTCCCTCAG GCGGTGTTTATGGTTCCAAGGAACCCTACTCAATGGGCTCCCAAGAAGTTAGCGTCTTCTGCTTTTCTTCGAGCTGGGCAGTTCAATTCACCTGCAATTCGCCTGTCCAGGAATTCATCCTGTTCTTTCCGCACTGCCAATTTGAAGCGTTTTGTTGTCAGAGCTGAAGCGGAGGAGGGAGCGGCTGAGGAACCTGCTCCAGAACCCGAAGCCGGAGTTGAAACCGAGTCGGAGGCTGAAGCGGAAGTTGCAACTGAGGAAAAGCCTCCTAGGAAGCCTCGTATTAAGCTCGGAGAGATAATGGGG ATATTGAACAAGAGAGCAATTGAAGCATCTGATGAGCAAAGGCCTACACCAGATCTTAGGCCCGGCGATATTGTAGAGATCAAGCTG GAAGTCCCAGAAAATAGGAGGAGATTGTCTGTGTATAAAGGTATAATTATCTCGAAGCAAAATGCTGGTATTCACACCACTATTCGGATTCGGAGGATTATTGCTGGCATTGGAGTTGAAATCGTATTCCCTGT ATATTCACCAAATGTCAAAGAGATCAGAGTAGTGAGCCACCGGAAAGTGAGGAGGGCAAAATTGTACTATTTGCGGGATAAACTTCCCAGGCTTTCTACTTTCAAATGA
- the LOC116002255 gene encoding uncharacterized protein LOC116002255 encodes MEAPQACSELTRPLAAAGATLTDLHKAWHVFALLMSIRRPALPPELASRCTLFHTTPDFIQFLCTIPYSPLHLTRECLVTFSPVVYITFAKFVACVNEIAAVFPGLKFEGFTSGRAVDGELRTYYRKKKRTRWTVDGLPVLKKRRTLDSLYAEKGNHVVMELPGETQDVYAKECFQDDNYMSMNIDTWEPLCLASDNGLGKIFTTCSIDVCNEAFRHGSDSIQCNDEPMSDKIGSKTEAGTVHSIVSKAEFLYDETFLNFPEPIEKVNTYSTPQLKPLQRTGLVENHIASTEMEVYDITKIKVNSKITSCLLDQRTPVPAAELDTAIYSYPRIIETERSVEGIEELFSCTVGNRFGVNHIPINSSNREKSAEGHHNIHAATVGSGLFKSLDDEENKVPIHSHAILGQKLSFDGKQLATCAPSSKCVLKDALITAQPTVYKPLDNGAPASPFLEKEPINRNGKPISAKKKLNYNHDVYKPLDNDVPVSPCPEKEPINRDVKPISAKKPNYNHEMLLDTKTRNGNFKEKRQDLNPHSAKEQIEQKELPNFESFAVEEEEGSGGYGTVYRARRKSDGKKFAIKCPHSNANRQHVLNEVKMLERFGGKNFVIKYEGSIKNGSSDCLVLEHVEHDRPDVLKKEIDVFQIQWYGYCMFKALACLHKQGIVHRDVKPGNFLYSRKLNKGYLIDFNLALDMNQKYGIADKTKLEQATGFDETPLSLKKSLPPIKSRRFPNMTLLETVNQEAAAKGIKRTLQPKNTKMKDGLEKVHPDIGSRNIIKSQGADGSGLTSTKEPTSTRTPSAERLRQPLPCHGRKELISLAQEALQGANHREVKGPTSKRKRIAAPPGKEDRQFVYVTPMPLHSSGIGIRGAGLLKSKGDGKQKREGSCVGTKGFRAPEVLLRSLHQGAKLDVWSAGVSLLYLMIGRTPFAGDPDQNIKEVAKLRGSEDLWEVAKLHNRESSFPAELFDVKSLPSVKLREWCTRNTRRPDLLDAIPASLFDLVDKCLTVNPRLRMSAEEALRHEFFDPCHESLRKRLSRQGASNDSGSILPLTGQAQASGVGL; translated from the exons ATGGAGGCTCCGCAGGCCTGCTCAGAACTCACTCGCCCACTCGCCGCCGCCGGCGCAACTCTCACCGATTTACACAAGGCATGGCACGTTTTCGCCCTGCTCATGTCAATTCGACGGCCAGCCCTGCCGCCAGAGCTCGCATCTCGGTGTACGCTTTTCCATACCACTCCGGATTTCATTCAATTCCTTTGCACGATCCCTTATTCTCCACTCCATTTGACTCGAGAATGCCTCGTCACGTTCTCTCCGGTTGTGTACATTACATTCGCTAAATTTGTTGCGTGTGTGAACGAAATTGCCGCTGTTTTTCCTGGATTAAAGTTCGAAGGGTTCACGTCTGGAAGAGCTGTTGACGGTGAGTTGCGGACTTATTacaggaagaagaaaaggacGAGATGGACAGTGGATGGGTTGCCTGTGTTAAAAAAGAGAAGAACTTTAGATAGTTTGTATG CCGAGAAAGGAAATCATGTGGTGATGGAATTGCCTGGAGAGACGCAGGATGTATATGCTAAG GAATGCTTTCAGGATGACAATTATATGAGTATGAACATAGATACTTGGGAACCATTGTGCTTGGCCTCTGACAATGGACTGGGGAAAATATTTACTACCTGCAGTATTGATGTCTGCAATGAGGCTTTTAGACATGGATCTGATAGCATACAATGTAATGATGAACCAATGTCAGATAAAATTGGAAGCAAAACTGAAGCAGGTACTGTACATTCAATTGTGTCTAAAGCTGAGTTCCTGTATGATGAGACTTTTTTGAACTTCCCTGAACCAATAGAGAAAGTGAACACATATTCCACCCCTCAATTAAAGCCACTTCAGCGGACTGGTCTAGTGGAAAATCACATAGCAAGTACAGAAATGGAGGTGTATGATATTACTAAAATTAAAGTAAACTCCAAAATAACTTCTTGCTTGTTAGATCAACGGACACCAGTTCCAGCAGCAGAGCTTGATACAGCTATTTATTCCTATCCAAGGATCATTGAAACTGAAAGATCTGTGGAAGGAATAGAAGAACTATTCTCTTGCACAGTTGGAAATAGATTTGGTGTCAACCATATACCAATTAACTCAAGTAACAGAGAGAAGTCAGCTGAAGGCCACCATAACATTCATGCAGCAACTGTGGGGAGTGGTTTGTTCAAATCTTTGGATGATGAGGAAAATAAGGTGCCAATACATAGTCATGCTATCTTAGGACAAAAATTGTCTTTTGATGGGAAGCAACTTGCAACATGTGCTCCTAGTTCAAAATGCGTTCTTAAGGATGCCTTGATTACTGCACAGCCAACTGTCTACAAGCCTCTTGACAATGGTGCGCCGGCCAGTCCTTTTCTAGAGAAGGAGCCAATTAATAGAAATGGGAAGCCAATCTCTGCAAAGAAGAAGCTAAATTATAATCATGATGTCTACAAGCCACTTGATAATGATGTGCCGGTCAGTCCTTGTCCAGAGAAGGAGCCAATTAATAGAGATGTGAAGCCAATCTCTGCAAAGAAGCCAAATTATAATCATGAAATGCTTTTGGATACCAAAACAAGGAATggaaattttaaagaaaaaagacaAGACTTAAATCCCCACTCTGCAAAA GAACAAATAGAGCAAAAAGAGCTGCCAAACTTCGAGTCTTTTGCTGTTGAGGAAGAAGAGGGTTCAG GTGGTTATGGAACAGTGTATAGGGCAAGGAGGAAAAGTGATGGGAAAAAATTTGCAATCAAAT GTCCTCATTCTAATGCCAACAGACAACATGTCCTTAATGAGGTCAAGATGCTGGAGCGATTTGG GGGCAAGAATTTTGTGATTAAATATGAAGGATCGATCAAGAATGGAAGTTCTGATTGCCTAGTTTTAGAGCATGTGGAGCATGACAGACCTGAT GTtttgaagaaagaaatagaTGTTTTCCAGATCCAGTGGTATGGATACTGTATGTTCAAGGCCCTTGCTTGTCTTCATAAGCAG GGTATTGTTCATAGGGATGTCAAACCGGGAAACTTTCTTTATTCTCgtaaactaaataaaggttacCTCATTGATTTTAACCTAGCCTTG GATATGAACCAAAAATATGGAATTGCAG ATAAGACAAAATTGGAACAGGCTACAGGCTTTGATGAAACCCCTCTTAGCCTTAAAAAATCTCTTCCTCCAATTAAAAGTAGAAGATTTCCAAACATGACGCTTTTAGAAACCGTCAATCAGGAAGCAGCAGCGAAAGGCATCAAGAGGACTCTACAGCCTAAGAATACAAAAATGAAGGATGGCTTAGAAAAGGTTCACCCTGATATTGGGAGTAGGAATATAATAAAAAGCCAAGGTGCTGATGGCTCAGGGTTAACTTCTACAAAGGAACCAACAAGCACCAGAACCCCATCAGCGGAAAGGTTGAGACAGCCTCTCCCATGCCATGGTAGGAAGGAGCTGATCAGCCTGGCGCAGGAAGCACTGCAAGGTGCAAACCATAGGGAAGTGAAAGGTCCCACTTCTAAGAGAAAGAGGATTGCAGCACCTCCTGGAAAAGAAGACAGGCAATTTGTTTATGTAACTCCCATGCCACTGCATTCTTCTGGAATTGGCATTCGTGGTGCTGGGTTACTCAAGAGTAAAG GTGATGGAAAGCAAAAGCGGGAAGGTTCATGTGTTGGGACGAAGGGTTTCAGGGCTCCAGAG GTATTATTGAGATCTCTTCATCAAGGTGCCAAGCTTGATGTTTGGTCAGCTGGTGTCAGCTTACTGTATCTTATGATAGGGCGAACCCCCTTTGCTGGAGACCCTGATCA GAACATAAAAGAGGTTGCAAAGTTGAGGGGCAGTGAAGACTTATGGGAAGTGGCCAAACTGCACAACCGCGAGTCATCATTCCCAGCG GAGCTCTTCGATGTAAAATCCTTGCCTTCGGTTAAACTACGAGAGTGGTGTACCAGGAACACACGACGACCAGATTTGCTTGATGCCATTCCTGCATCGCTTTTTGATCTGGTGGATAAGTGTTTGACAGTAAACCCGAGATTGAGGATGAGTGCAGAGGAAGCCCTCCGGCATGAGTTCTTTGATCCATGTCACGAGTCTCTCAGAAAAAGGCTGTCAAGACAAGGGGCCAGTAACGACTCGGGGAGTATCCTTCCTTTAACAGGACAAGCCCAGGCAAGTGGAGTAGGTCTATGA